In one Brevibacterium sp. CBA3109 genomic region, the following are encoded:
- a CDS encoding SDR family oxidoreductase yields MESALTAGQDYDTSNQAIDRLGVPAEIAEAVACLASDGAASTMGQILRIDGGAVMS; encoded by the coding sequence GTGGAATCCGCGTTGACCGCAGGTCAGGACTACGACACCTCGAACCAGGCCATCGATCGTTTGGGTGTTCCGGCTGAGATCGCCGAGGCCGTCGCCTGCCTCGCCAGCGATGGTGCTGCCTCCACAATGGGCCAGATCCTGCGCATCGACGGTGGAGCCGTGATGTCGTGA
- a CDS encoding MOSC domain-containing protein, whose protein sequence is MEDRDSARAAKHSSSLTEALDVRSVGFTPIKGARHLSQSDADFDERGPVGDRWYCLVDVEKRQVLRTVQNPSLVAVVARLHDDHLETRLPDGRSVSAVPEVSGETLTCDYWGRPVEAELTDGPHDGLLSAWLGKSVRLARVPRGDVVYGDPVSIVATASIRDLGRKVDHPDLLAEAARFRATFLIDTEEPFVEETWAGREVSLGGVRVRIGETIPRCAVMDLEPVTGARGPRLLKSLAAYRGGNANGEPFFGTYAQVVGES, encoded by the coding sequence ATGGAGGATCGAGATTCTGCGCGCGCCGCCAAGCATTCATCGTCGCTGACCGAAGCACTCGACGTTCGCTCCGTCGGCTTCACACCTATCAAGGGGGCACGGCATCTGTCGCAGTCGGATGCCGACTTCGACGAGCGCGGACCAGTGGGGGACCGCTGGTACTGCCTCGTCGACGTGGAGAAGCGACAGGTGCTGCGAACCGTGCAGAATCCCTCACTTGTCGCAGTCGTCGCCCGGCTCCACGATGACCATTTGGAGACGAGGCTGCCAGATGGCCGGTCGGTCAGTGCAGTGCCGGAGGTCTCCGGCGAGACGCTGACCTGCGACTACTGGGGTCGACCTGTCGAAGCCGAGCTCACAGACGGGCCACACGACGGGCTGCTGTCAGCCTGGCTCGGCAAATCCGTGCGCCTGGCGAGAGTCCCGCGAGGAGACGTCGTCTACGGTGATCCGGTGTCCATCGTCGCCACAGCCTCCATCCGCGATCTGGGCCGCAAGGTCGACCACCCCGACCTGCTCGCCGAGGCGGCACGGTTCCGGGCGACCTTCCTTATCGACACTGAGGAACCGTTCGTCGAGGAGACCTGGGCCGGGCGCGAGGTGTCGTTGGGTGGTGTCCGTGTCCGGATCGGGGAGACGATTCCTCGATGTGCGGTCATGGATCTGGAGCCGGTGACCGGTGCGCGCGGGCCACGCCTGTTGAAGTCCCTTGCCGCGTACCGTGGTGGCAACGCCAACGGCGAGCCGTTCTTCGGGACCTACGCCCAGGTCGTGGGCGAGTCGTAG
- a CDS encoding metalloregulator ArsR/SmtB family transcription factor — MSLYVHPYVQILICARLCVFEQRGKTMSNEAAVSLDLALRALADENRRAILSSIRSAPQPVGSIAETTGLSQQTTSHHLGVLQKAGLAIGTRDGTRHLFTVDTDGIAAVRSYLDDFWPIKLSALKSVIEASERKAHG; from the coding sequence ATGAGTTTATACGTCCACCCATATGTACAAATACTCATTTGTGCTAGATTGTGTGTGTTCGAGCAGAGGGGCAAGACGATGAGCAATGAGGCCGCAGTCAGTCTTGATCTGGCGCTGCGTGCGCTTGCAGATGAAAACCGAAGGGCGATCCTGTCCTCGATCCGGTCGGCACCGCAACCCGTGGGTTCCATCGCAGAGACGACCGGCCTGTCACAACAGACGACTTCCCACCATCTTGGTGTGCTGCAGAAGGCAGGACTCGCAATCGGCACTCGGGACGGCACGCGACACCTGTTCACCGTGGACACCGACGGAATCGCGGCGGTGCGTTCGTACCTGGATGACTTCTGGCCGATCAAGCTGTCGGCACTGAAATCCGTCATTGAAGCCTCGGAGCGTAAAGCACATGGCTGA
- a CDS encoding SRPBCC domain-containing protein translates to MAEFRDSIDIAAPPEVVFDYLTTNAGMVAWMGQYADLEPKTGGRFAVDIAGHPVRGEYLCVEYPSRVVVSWGFFGSDDLPSGASTVEFRLTPVAAGTHLELRHSDLPETEVRGHAHGWSNFLPRLSTAGAGENPGTDHWFPLPD, encoded by the coding sequence ATGGCTGAGTTCCGGGACTCCATCGACATCGCCGCACCTCCCGAAGTGGTGTTCGACTACCTGACGACGAATGCCGGAATGGTGGCGTGGATGGGGCAGTACGCCGACCTGGAGCCGAAAACCGGAGGTCGGTTCGCCGTTGATATCGCCGGGCACCCGGTGCGCGGCGAATACCTGTGCGTCGAGTACCCGAGCCGCGTCGTGGTCTCATGGGGATTCTTCGGCAGCGATGACCTCCCCTCCGGTGCGTCGACGGTCGAATTCCGACTGACGCCGGTCGCTGCCGGCACTCATCTCGAACTCCGTCATTCTGACTTGCCCGAGACAGAAGTCCGTGGCCACGCCCACGGGTGGTCGAACTTCCTGCCGCGTCTGTCCACTGCGGGCGCGGGCGAGAACCCCGGTACTGACCATTGGTTCCCGTTGCCTGACTGA